In a single window of the Delftia tsuruhatensis genome:
- a CDS encoding flavin-dependent oxidoreductase has translation MSAAASHNNASRPVLIAGGGIGGMATALTLHQIGVPCVVLESVAQLQPLGVGINLQPNAVRELHDLGFGNDVLDTIGLQAREWALVGRNGNEIYAEPRGLEAGYRWPQYSVHRGQLQMMLFDAVKQRLGEGAVRLGQRVAGYRQDADGVTALIDTRDGQRLEVAGSLLVAADGLHSAVRAQMHPAQPPIQWGGAIMWRGTTPGVPVRTGASFVGLGSLRHRVVLYPITPPDPVTGLATINWIAEITVDNGGGWQQGDWNRRVALQEFIHHFEGWNYSWLDVPAMLRGARDVFEYPMIDRDPVPTWVDGRVALLGDAAHVMYPVGSNGASQAIVDARVLGAQLIAHGVGPQALRAYDDRLCKDISALVLRNRGAGPFGLLGLVDERCGGVFEHIDDVLPREEREGFMARYKAAAGFAIETLNAAAHTIAPGQRVGRG, from the coding sequence ATGTCTGCTGCTGCTTCACACAACAATGCATCCCGCCCCGTGCTCATTGCCGGCGGCGGCATCGGTGGCATGGCCACGGCCCTCACGCTGCACCAGATTGGCGTGCCCTGCGTGGTCCTCGAATCGGTGGCGCAGTTGCAGCCGCTGGGCGTGGGCATCAATCTGCAACCCAACGCCGTGCGGGAGCTGCATGACCTGGGCTTCGGCAACGATGTGCTGGACACCATCGGCCTGCAGGCGCGGGAATGGGCGCTGGTCGGCCGCAACGGCAACGAGATCTATGCCGAGCCCCGGGGGCTGGAGGCGGGCTACCGCTGGCCGCAGTACTCGGTGCACCGTGGGCAGCTGCAGATGATGCTGTTCGACGCCGTGAAGCAGCGCCTGGGCGAAGGCGCCGTGCGGCTGGGCCAGCGCGTGGCGGGCTACCGGCAGGACGCCGATGGCGTGACGGCGCTCATCGACACGCGCGACGGCCAGCGGCTGGAAGTGGCGGGTTCGCTGCTGGTGGCGGCCGATGGCCTGCATTCGGCCGTGCGCGCGCAGATGCATCCCGCGCAGCCGCCCATCCAGTGGGGCGGGGCCATCATGTGGCGCGGCACCACGCCGGGGGTGCCGGTGCGCACGGGCGCGTCCTTCGTGGGCCTGGGTTCGCTGCGCCACCGCGTGGTGCTGTACCCCATTACGCCGCCGGACCCGGTCACGGGCCTGGCCACCATCAACTGGATCGCCGAGATCACCGTGGACAACGGCGGGGGCTGGCAGCAGGGCGACTGGAACCGGCGCGTGGCGCTGCAGGAGTTCATCCACCACTTCGAGGGCTGGAACTACAGCTGGCTGGACGTGCCGGCCATGCTGCGCGGGGCGCGGGATGTCTTCGAGTACCCCATGATCGACCGCGACCCCGTGCCCACCTGGGTGGATGGGCGCGTGGCGCTGCTGGGCGATGCGGCGCATGTGATGTACCCGGTGGGCTCCAACGGTGCCAGCCAGGCCATCGTGGACGCCCGCGTGCTGGGCGCCCAGCTCATCGCGCACGGCGTGGGCCCGCAGGCCCTGCGCGCCTATGACGACAGGCTGTGCAAGGACATCTCGGCGCTGGTGCTGCGCAACCGGGGGGCCGGGCCGTTCGGCCTGCTGGGCCTGGTGGATGAGCGCTGCGGCGGCGTCTTCGAGCACATCGACGACGTTCTTCCACGCGAGGAGCGCGAGGGCTTCATGGCCCGGTACAAGGCAGCGGCAGGTTTTGCGATCGAGACGCTCAATGCCGCAGCTCACACCATTGCGCCGGGGCAGCGTGTGGGAAGAGGCTGA
- the argE gene encoding acetylornithine deacetylase, whose product MTHDHPGPPHPAAALSQPALDWTQRLVSLDTTSRNSNLGLVETVRDHLRSEGFTCHLSYNADGGKANLFATLAAANGDTQGGIVLSGHTDVVPVDGQSWDTDPFCPSTKNGRLYGRGTCDMKGFLGVALGLVPMLRQTALARPMHLALSYDEEVGCAGAPGMLLDLQQRGLRPDGCIVGEPSSMRVIVAHKGMNAYRCCVTGHAAHSSLTPRGVNAIEYAARLICHIQDLAREFETQGPYDHAFDVPFTTASTGTIRGGIAFNTVPDQCDFDFEFRNLPGCDAAQILQRIRDYAEGSLVPRMRKIHAQAGIRFEPISASPALDMAEQAAIHQLVRALRRDRDTRKVAYGTEAGLFQQAGIPSVVCGPGSIEQAHKPNEYVELEQLASCERFLRKVIASQSVEGAAGT is encoded by the coding sequence ATTACCCATGACCACCCCGGCCCCCCCCACCCCGCCGCCGCCCTCTCGCAGCCCGCCCTGGATTGGACCCAGCGCCTGGTCAGCCTGGACACCACCAGCCGCAACTCCAATCTCGGCCTGGTCGAGACGGTGCGCGACCACCTTCGCTCAGAGGGCTTCACCTGCCATCTGAGCTACAACGCGGATGGCGGCAAGGCCAACCTCTTCGCCACCCTCGCCGCAGCCAATGGCGACACCCAGGGCGGCATCGTGCTGTCCGGCCATACCGACGTGGTCCCCGTGGACGGGCAGTCCTGGGATACGGACCCCTTCTGCCCCAGCACCAAGAATGGCCGGCTCTACGGCCGTGGCACCTGCGACATGAAGGGCTTTCTCGGCGTGGCGCTGGGACTGGTGCCCATGCTGCGCCAGACGGCGCTGGCGCGGCCCATGCACCTGGCCCTGTCCTATGACGAAGAGGTGGGCTGCGCGGGCGCGCCGGGCATGCTGCTCGATCTGCAGCAGCGCGGCCTGCGGCCCGACGGCTGCATCGTCGGAGAGCCCAGCAGCATGCGCGTCATCGTCGCCCACAAGGGCATGAACGCCTACCGCTGCTGCGTCACAGGCCATGCGGCGCACTCCTCGCTGACGCCGCGCGGTGTCAACGCCATCGAATATGCCGCGCGCTTGATCTGCCATATCCAGGACTTGGCCCGCGAATTCGAGACCCAAGGGCCCTACGACCACGCCTTCGACGTGCCGTTCACTACCGCCTCCACCGGCACCATCCGGGGCGGCATCGCCTTCAACACCGTGCCCGACCAATGCGACTTCGATTTCGAATTCAGGAACCTGCCCGGCTGCGATGCAGCGCAAATCCTGCAACGCATCCGCGACTACGCCGAAGGCAGCCTGGTGCCCCGCATGCGCAAAATTCACGCGCAGGCCGGTATCCGCTTCGAGCCCATCTCGGCATCGCCCGCGCTGGACATGGCCGAGCAGGCCGCCATTCACCAGCTCGTGCGCGCCCTGCGCCGGGACAGGGACACCCGCAAGGTGGCCTACGGCACCGAAGCAGGTTTGTTCCAGCAGGCAGGCATTCCCAGCGTGGTCTGTGGGCCGGGCAGCATCGAGCAGGCGCACAAGCCGAATGAGTACGTGGAACTGGAGCAACTGGCCAGTTGCGAGCGCTTTCTCCGCAAGGTGATCGCCAGCCAGTCGGTCGAGGGTGCTGCCGGTACCTGA
- a CDS encoding DUF3100 domain-containing protein: MGIPAENAGLPSLPTRLRLFVVAAAIVLVAELIGTFRLPLGPGKVVLLPMIWALLLGTALGMIGARGRGLQRLDVKTQFYAAAILQPALLLFVAKLGLMVGTALPEIAKAGWALAFQELGHFVGTIVLGLPLALLLGIKREAIGATFSVGREPSLAIIGEKYGLNSPEGRGVMAEYLTGTIFGSVFIAVFAGYVASLGIFHPLALAMGAGMGSGSMMAAAAGAIAAQQAPEMAKSVMTFAAASNLLTTTIGTYFTLFLSLPMAVWGYRLLEPLIGRNRKNAAPPAETPSTAVRDTVPEAIPRLGFRGKLVAWGLTALLAMACDWMSRGASPLQALPGMAILLGATLAGELLCALTRRKIPAVCTVSVVAMFMVSPLSPWAAQVTELSSFNSFLGFTTPMLAFAGLSIAKDIPAFRQLGWRIVLVSFAANAGTFLGAAMIAQAFHI; this comes from the coding sequence ATGGGTATCCCCGCTGAAAACGCCGGCCTTCCCAGCCTGCCGACCCGGCTGCGGCTGTTCGTCGTGGCCGCCGCCATCGTGCTGGTGGCCGAACTCATAGGCACCTTCCGCCTGCCCCTGGGGCCTGGCAAGGTGGTGCTGCTGCCCATGATCTGGGCGCTGCTGCTGGGTACGGCCCTGGGCATGATCGGAGCGCGGGGCCGCGGCCTGCAGCGCCTGGACGTGAAGACCCAGTTCTATGCGGCCGCCATCCTGCAGCCCGCGCTGCTGCTGTTCGTCGCCAAGCTGGGGCTGATGGTGGGCACGGCCCTGCCCGAAATCGCCAAGGCAGGCTGGGCACTGGCCTTCCAGGAGCTGGGGCACTTCGTCGGGACGATCGTGCTGGGCCTGCCGTTGGCGCTGTTGCTGGGCATCAAGCGTGAAGCCATAGGAGCCACCTTCTCCGTCGGCCGTGAACCCAGCCTGGCCATCATCGGCGAAAAGTACGGCCTCAACTCCCCCGAAGGCAGGGGCGTCATGGCCGAATACCTGACCGGAACCATCTTCGGCAGCGTCTTCATCGCCGTCTTCGCGGGCTACGTGGCCAGCCTGGGCATCTTCCACCCGCTGGCCCTTGCCATGGGGGCGGGCATGGGCTCGGGCTCCATGATGGCCGCTGCCGCGGGCGCAATCGCTGCGCAGCAGGCCCCCGAAATGGCGAAATCCGTGATGACCTTCGCCGCCGCCAGCAACCTGCTCACGACCACCATAGGCACCTATTTCACGCTGTTCCTGTCCCTGCCGATGGCAGTCTGGGGCTACCGCCTGCTCGAACCGCTGATCGGGCGCAACCGCAAGAATGCAGCGCCCCCAGCCGAAACGCCCTCCACGGCCGTGCGGGACACCGTCCCGGAAGCGATCCCCCGGCTCGGCTTTCGGGGCAAGCTGGTTGCCTGGGGGCTCACGGCGCTGTTGGCCATGGCATGCGACTGGATGTCGCGCGGCGCCAGCCCGCTGCAGGCCCTGCCGGGCATGGCCATCCTGCTGGGCGCGACGCTGGCGGGAGAGTTGCTGTGCGCGCTGACGCGGCGCAAGATCCCCGCCGTCTGCACGGTCTCCGTCGTGGCGATGTTCATGGTGTCCCCGCTGTCCCCCTGGGCGGCCCAGGTCACCGAATTGAGCAGCTTCAACAGCTTCCTTGGCTTCACCACTCCCATGCTGGCCTTCGCTGGCCTGTCCATCGCCAAGGACATCCCGGCCTTCCGACAGCTCGGCTGGCGCATCGTCCTCGTCTCGTTCGCCGCCAATGCCGGCACCTTTCTCGGCGCGGCAATGATCGCGCAGGCATTCCACATCTGA
- a CDS encoding LysR family transcriptional regulator, producing MPASLRLPPLSALRAFEATVRCGSVSKAARELHLTDGAVSRAVRELEASVGFALFERAHRAVQPTPAARMLAKDVQGALERLHDALARARRSGRLDRPLVLSCEPTLLMRWLIPRLGDLQDALGADRELRLVAAGGRVAFAREGIDLAIRRADFPISDDVRAEAFLDERVGPVCRTELAPALAGPGPVTGVLLHAQTRPEAWAQWAQAAGVRLQPARELRFEHFYLSLQAATAGAGIAIGPIALVADDIANGVLCAPRGFVADGTCYVLLAPAGDHDAGTFDAVLSWLRSSLGRL from the coding sequence ATGCCCGCTTCACTGCGCCTTCCCCCGCTGTCCGCGCTGCGCGCCTTCGAAGCCACGGTGCGCTGCGGCAGCGTCAGCAAGGCCGCGAGGGAACTGCATCTGACCGACGGCGCCGTGAGCCGGGCGGTGCGCGAGCTGGAGGCCAGCGTGGGTTTCGCGCTGTTCGAGCGCGCCCACCGCGCAGTGCAGCCCACGCCGGCGGCAAGGATGCTGGCCAAGGATGTGCAGGGCGCGCTGGAACGCCTGCATGACGCGCTGGCGCGGGCCCGGCGCAGCGGCCGTCTGGATCGGCCGTTGGTGTTGTCCTGCGAGCCGACCCTGCTGATGCGCTGGCTCATCCCCCGCCTGGGCGATTTGCAGGACGCGCTGGGTGCGGACCGTGAATTGCGTCTGGTCGCCGCCGGTGGCCGGGTGGCGTTCGCGCGGGAGGGCATTGACCTGGCGATTCGCCGCGCCGACTTTCCCATCTCCGATGATGTGCGCGCCGAAGCCTTCCTGGACGAGCGCGTGGGGCCCGTGTGCAGGACCGAGCTGGCTCCGGCGCTGGCCGGCCCGGGCCCGGTCACCGGTGTGCTGCTGCATGCCCAGACGCGGCCAGAGGCCTGGGCACAGTGGGCGCAGGCCGCCGGGGTGCGTCTGCAGCCCGCGCGCGAACTGCGCTTCGAGCATTTCTACCTGAGCCTTCAGGCCGCAACGGCCGGCGCGGGCATCGCCATCGGCCCGATCGCGCTGGTGGCCGACGACATCGCCAACGGTGTGCTGTGTGCTCCCCGGGGCTTTGTCGCCGATGGCACGTGCTACGTTCTGCTGGCGCCCGCAGGCGACCATGATGCCGGCACCTTCGACGCCGTGCTGTCGTGGCTGCGATCGAGCCTGGGCAGGCTGTGA
- a CDS encoding OsmC family protein, translated as MSEKTASVHWEGAGKTGQGRISTETGALKDHSYGFGSRFGDDRKGTNPEEIVGAAHAACFTMAFAFACEKAGIATEMLDTTAKVRLAKDGEGFRIDRIALTLQARVPGIDEAQFQQIAQEAKSQCPLSKALAGVPEVTLVATLRQ; from the coding sequence ATGTCCGAGAAAACCGCTTCCGTCCATTGGGAAGGTGCAGGCAAGACAGGCCAGGGCCGCATCAGTACCGAAACCGGCGCGCTCAAGGACCATTCCTATGGCTTCGGCAGCCGCTTCGGGGATGACCGCAAGGGGACCAATCCCGAGGAGATCGTGGGCGCCGCGCATGCCGCCTGCTTCACAATGGCCTTTGCCTTCGCCTGCGAGAAGGCCGGCATCGCCACCGAGATGCTGGACACCACGGCCAAGGTGAGGCTGGCCAAGGATGGCGAGGGCTTCAGGATCGACCGCATCGCCCTGACGCTGCAGGCCAGGGTGCCCGGCATCGACGAGGCGCAGTTCCAGCAGATCGCGCAGGAGGCCAAGTCCCAGTGCCCGCTGTCCAAGGCCTTGGCAGGCGTGCCCGAGGTGACGCTGGTGGCCACGCTGCGGCAGTAG
- a CDS encoding SprT-like domain-containing protein, which produces MPPAVIRNAPTRETYAELQQAYEHFNHRLFCDTLPHCLITLQREKRTCGYFSAARFASLDGSTTDEIALNPAYFAAVPIIETLQTLVHEMTHLWQHHFGTPGRARYHNEEWADKLESLGLMPSSTGRPGGRRTGDMMADYAIAGGPFLAACEALLTTRFQLSWYDRFPAIEHVVTGQWSMATQIQGMQGTQPPMSAVPALAEAVRPVGQSVAVPGSATGETTVQPVNRSLRLKYSCGGCVAPVNVWGKPGLNLVCGDCGKGFTALP; this is translated from the coding sequence ATGCCTCCAGCCGTCATCCGCAACGCTCCCACCCGTGAAACCTATGCCGAGCTGCAGCAGGCCTACGAACACTTCAACCATCGCCTGTTCTGCGACACCCTCCCCCACTGTCTGATCACGCTGCAGCGCGAAAAGCGCACCTGCGGCTATTTCTCGGCCGCGCGCTTTGCCTCGCTGGACGGCAGCACCACGGACGAGATCGCGCTGAACCCTGCCTATTTCGCGGCCGTGCCCATCATCGAGACGCTGCAGACCCTGGTGCATGAGATGACGCATCTGTGGCAGCACCACTTCGGCACGCCGGGCCGGGCGCGCTATCACAACGAGGAATGGGCGGACAAGCTGGAATCGCTGGGCCTCATGCCGTCGTCCACGGGCCGGCCGGGCGGGCGGCGCACGGGCGACATGATGGCCGACTACGCCATCGCGGGCGGCCCGTTTCTCGCGGCCTGCGAGGCCTTGCTGACCACCCGCTTCCAGCTCAGCTGGTACGACCGCTTTCCCGCCATCGAGCATGTGGTCACGGGCCAGTGGAGCATGGCCACGCAGATCCAGGGCATGCAGGGCACCCAGCCGCCCATGTCGGCCGTGCCGGCCCTGGCCGAGGCCGTGCGGCCCGTGGGACAGTCCGTGGCGGTGCCGGGCTCGGCCACGGGCGAGACCACCGTGCAGCCGGTCAACAGGTCCCTGCGCCTCAAGTACAGCTGCGGCGGATGTGTCGCGCCCGTCAATGTCTGGGGCAAGCCGGGGTTGAACCTGGTCTGCGGCGATTGCGGCAAGGGCTTCACGGCCTTGCCCTGA
- a CDS encoding flavin reductase family protein has translation MPAPIAPVDLSKSYRLINHGPTVLVSARHDGVDNVMAAAWCCALDFAPPKLTVVLDKATATRALVEQSGLFVIQVPTAAQLRLTHEVGTRSLTSDAHKLADSGVALLDFAGFDLPFVEGCAGWLACRLIPEPHNQQAYDLFIGEIVGAWSDTRVFRDGHWHFEDTDPALRSLHYVAGGHFYAIGEALEVRDESP, from the coding sequence ATGCCTGCCCCTATCGCCCCGGTCGATCTCTCCAAGTCCTACCGCCTGATCAACCACGGCCCCACGGTCCTGGTCTCCGCCCGCCACGACGGCGTGGACAACGTCATGGCCGCGGCCTGGTGCTGCGCGCTGGACTTCGCCCCGCCCAAGCTCACCGTGGTCCTCGACAAGGCCACCGCCACGCGGGCGCTGGTCGAGCAAAGCGGCCTGTTCGTGATCCAGGTGCCCACGGCGGCCCAGTTGCGGCTCACGCACGAAGTCGGCACGCGCAGCCTGACCAGCGATGCGCACAAGCTCGCGGACAGCGGCGTCGCGCTGCTCGATTTCGCCGGCTTCGACCTGCCCTTCGTCGAAGGCTGCGCGGGCTGGCTGGCCTGCCGCCTGATCCCCGAGCCCCACAACCAGCAGGCCTACGACCTGTTCATCGGCGAGATCGTCGGCGCCTGGTCGGACACGCGCGTGTTCCGCGACGGCCACTGGCATTTCGAGGACACCGACCCCGCGCTGCGCAGCCTGCACTACGTGGCGGGCGGGCATTTCTATGCGATCGGGGAGGCTCTGGAGGTACGGGACGAATCACCCTGA